In a single window of the Micromonospora inositola genome:
- a CDS encoding Type 1 glutamine amidotransferase-like domain-containing protein gives MLLTSNGLANDTLRQAFAELLGKPCAEARVAAIVTASLGEPGDHGWFVEALTDLHGMGWGELDVLDLNGLTRDVLEGRLGRADVWWVTGDNQFHLAQSIARAGLSQAFPRLLREKVYVGTSAGSMIFSRRFDERAADLLGDLADLHLLGEERIKPACPLFDWYVKPHLDSPSFRNRDEAWADRLATSVDFPPYLLDDDSAIRVRGDKVDVVSTGRWRLVGQ, from the coding sequence ATGCTGCTGACCTCGAACGGACTGGCCAACGACACACTGCGACAGGCGTTTGCGGAGTTGCTGGGCAAGCCCTGCGCCGAGGCCCGGGTCGCCGCGATCGTGACCGCCTCGCTGGGCGAACCCGGCGACCACGGCTGGTTCGTCGAGGCGCTCACCGACCTGCACGGCATGGGCTGGGGCGAGCTCGACGTGCTCGACCTCAACGGCCTGACGCGGGACGTGCTGGAGGGACGTCTGGGCCGGGCCGACGTCTGGTGGGTCACCGGCGACAACCAGTTCCATCTCGCTCAGAGCATCGCCCGCGCCGGCCTGTCCCAGGCGTTCCCGAGGCTGCTGCGCGAGAAGGTGTACGTCGGCACCAGCGCTGGCTCGATGATCTTCAGCCGGCGCTTCGACGAGCGGGCGGCCGACCTGCTCGGTGACCTAGCCGACCTCCACCTCCTCGGCGAGGAGCGGATCAAGCCGGCCTGCCCGCTGTTCGACTGGTACGTCAAGCCGCACCTCGACTCCCCGTCCTTCCGCAACCGCGACGAGGCATGGGCGGACCGGCTGGCGACGAGCGTGGACTTCCCGCCCTACCTGCTCGACGACGACTCCGCGATCCGGGTCCGCGGCGACAAGGTGGACGTCGTCTCGACCGGGCGCTGGCGGCTGGTCGGGCAATGA
- a CDS encoding phosphotransferase, which produces MTMHADQLHVDAQTVRRLVEVQFPQWRGLPVTELRTPGTVNAIFRIGDDLAARFPLVGHDPAQARASLAAEAEAARELADAATVPTPEPVAIGEPGAGYPLPWSVQTWLSGHDATVEDPAGSNAFAHDLAELIAGMRADDTRGRRFDGVGRGGHLPDHDEWLETCFRQSEDLLDVPLLRRIWAELRTLPEVDEDAMCHRDLIPPNVLVEDGRLVGVLDGGGFGPADPALDLVAAWHLLDETQRGILRSELGCGDVQWRRGMAWAFQQAMGLVWYYLDSNPTMSRWGRRTLDRIVDAWAARARTIPLLESDRVR; this is translated from the coding sequence ATGACGATGCACGCCGACCAGCTCCACGTAGACGCGCAGACCGTCCGCCGGCTGGTCGAGGTGCAGTTCCCTCAGTGGCGCGGACTGCCGGTCACCGAGCTGCGCACGCCCGGGACCGTGAACGCGATCTTCCGGATCGGCGACGACCTGGCCGCCCGCTTCCCGCTGGTCGGTCACGACCCGGCGCAGGCCCGCGCGTCGCTGGCGGCCGAGGCCGAGGCCGCGCGTGAACTGGCCGACGCCGCCACCGTGCCCACCCCGGAGCCGGTGGCGATCGGGGAGCCGGGCGCGGGCTATCCGCTGCCGTGGAGCGTCCAGACCTGGCTGTCCGGCCACGACGCGACGGTCGAGGACCCCGCAGGGTCGAACGCGTTCGCCCATGACCTGGCCGAGCTCATCGCCGGGATGCGCGCCGACGACACCCGTGGGCGACGCTTCGACGGCGTCGGTCGCGGCGGGCACCTCCCGGACCACGACGAGTGGCTCGAGACATGCTTCCGGCAGAGCGAGGACCTGCTCGACGTACCCCTCCTGCGGCGGATCTGGGCGGAGCTTCGGACGCTGCCCGAGGTCGACGAGGACGCGATGTGCCACCGCGACCTCATCCCGCCCAACGTCCTCGTCGAAGACGGCCGGCTCGTCGGCGTCCTGGACGGCGGCGGCTTCGGCCCGGCGGACCCGGCGCTCGACCTCGTGGCGGCCTGGCACCTCCTCGACGAGACCCAGCGCGGCATCCTCCGCAGTGAGCTCGGATGCGGCGACGTCCAGTGGCGGCGCGGGATGGCTTGGGCGTTCCAGCAGGCGATGGGGCTGGTCTGGTACTACCTCGACTCCAACCCGACGATGAGCCGGTGGGGCAGGCGCACCCTGGACCGCATCGTCGATGCCTGGGCCGCCCGAGCGAGGACGATTCCCCTCCTAGAGTCTGACCGAGTTCGGTGA
- a CDS encoding IS5 family transposase (programmed frameshift) yields the protein MIRTWAPDDLWEIAAPLIPPAPVRRQGGGRRRVDDRAVLAAIVYVTQAGCSWWKLPEASFGVTRATAHRRFTEWTAAGFWLRLHEATLDRLGADRRIDWSRAVVDSISVRAEKGANLTGPNPVDRGKPGSKLHVICDRKGLPLAVLVTAANVHDSQLLLPMLDSVPAIRTPNGRRRWRPDKLHADKAYDARELRREVRRRGIKVRIARKGIESSTRLGRHRWVVEACMSWLMRYRRLVRRYDRKGDHFEAFATIASTLICYRRLTK from the exons ATGATCCGTACCTGGGCGCCGGATGATCTGTGGGAGATAGCGGCGCCGTTGATCCCGCCCGCGCCGGTTCGTCGGCAGGGTGGTGGTCGCCGGCGGGTGGATGACCGGGCGGTGTTGGCCGCGATCGTGTACGTGACCCAGGCGGGTTGTTCCTGGTGGAAGCTGCCGGAGGCGTCGTTCGGGGTTACCCGGGCCACCGCGCACCGCAGGTTCACCGAGTGGACCGCGGCCGGGTTCTGGCTCCGGCTGCACGAGGCGACCCTGGACCGGCTCGGCGCCGACCGGCGGATCGACTGGTCGAGGGCGGTGGTCGACTCGATCAGTGTGCGGGCGGAAAAAGGGGCGA ATCTGACTGGCCCAAACCCGGTCGACCGCGGCAAACCAGGCAGCAAACTCCACGTCATCTGCGACCGGAAGGGGCTGCCCCTGGCTGTGCTGGTCACCGCCGCGAACGTCCACGACAGCCAACTGCTGCTGCCCATGCTCGACAGCGTCCCGGCGATCCGCACACCCAACGGGCGCCGCCGGTGGCGGCCAGACAAGTTGCACGCCGACAAGGCGTACGACGCCCGCGAGCTGCGCCGCGAGGTCCGGCGACGGGGGATCAAGGTACGCATCGCCCGTAAGGGCATCGAGTCCTCCACGCGTCTGGGCCGGCACCGCTGGGTCGTTGAAGCCTGCATGTCCTGGCTGATGCGCTACCGGCGCCTCGTTCGCCGCTATGACCGCAAGGGCGATCACTTCGAAGCCTTTGCCACGATCGCCAGCACCCTGATCTGCTACCGCCGCCTCACCAAATGA